One region of Bombus vancouverensis nearcticus unplaced genomic scaffold, iyBomVanc1_principal scaffold0038, whole genome shotgun sequence genomic DNA includes:
- the LOC143304515 gene encoding venom serine protease Bi-VSP-like translates to MYIHNYDYALGFRNPRNPDKPLWKCGGSLISARHVLTAAHCAHMDGIENIHNHNIAILRLVEEVPFSRYVYPICTKEPLRKSNFVGYNPLVAGCRALRYRRPRRNALMEVQMPVIKNAECKIAYSKFPNAPDIADGIICAEHAQGGEDSCTADRGGPLLIQHELTSYLIGIVSYVYKCGTAGYPSVYTRVTSYLDFILQAMQ, encoded by the exons atgtatattcacaactatgactatgcattaggttttcgtaatccccgaaacccagacaaaccactatggaagtgcggaggttccctgatatcggctaggcatgttttgaccgcagcacattgtgcacatatggatggaatagaaaacatacacaatcataatattgccattcttagattggtggaggaggtgccattttcga ggtacgtatatcccatttgtacgaaagagcccctacgaaagagcaacttcgtcggctataacccccttgttgctggatgcagagcgttaagatata gacgaccacgacgtaatgcattaatggaagtacaaatgccagtgattaagaacgccgaatgcaaaatagcttattccaaatttcctaatgcacctgatatcgctgatggtataatatgcgccgaacatgctcagggtggagaggattcttgtacg gctgaccgcggcggaccactgctgatacaacatgaattaacctcgtatttaataggtattgtgtcttacgtttataagtgcggcacagctggctatcccagcgtttacactagggtcacatcgtaccttgacttcattctccaagcgatgcaataa